In Halictus rubicundus isolate RS-2024b unplaced genomic scaffold, iyHalRubi1_principal scaffold0717, whole genome shotgun sequence, one DNA window encodes the following:
- the LOC143364591 gene encoding uncharacterized protein LOC143364591, translating to MYRQILVHPEDRDVQRILWRRAESERVREYRLNTVTYGLSCAPYLAVRTLRQLAEDEGSHYPNGAIAIKRDTYVDDILTGADTVEELMETANQLQQLCMAGGFLLQKWASNVVDLPQDSSRRIQVFAGHSESTTTQSSLHHNQLEEQKTWSDCIHTALGLHWSPREDNFRYSVAEVTAQSPTKRSIVSKAAQLFDPLGWLAPVIVRAKIAIQSTWLLGLDWDDPLPASMAEDWALFCAELKLLERVRVPRPLSHCPHPTLRELHGFADASERAYAAVIYLRTKREDGHWEVALVTAKSKHISSLD from the exons ATGTACCGGCAGATATTAGTCCATCCAGAGGATCGAGACGTACAACGAATCCTCTGGAGACGGGCGGAGAGCGAAAGGGTTCGTGAATACCGGCTAAACACTGTCACGTATGGTCTTTCATGTGCCCCATATCTAGCTGTGCGAACACTGCGCCAACTGGCTGAGGATGAGGGCTCGCACTACCCCAACGGAGCAATAGCCATCAAGAGGGACACATACGTCGATGACATCCTCACTGGAGCCGACACCGTGGAAGAGCTGATGGAAACCGCCAATCAACTTCAGCAGCTGTGCATGGCGGGCGGCTTCCTGCTCCAAAAGTGGGCGTCCAACGTGGTCGATTTGCCCCAGGACTCATCACGACGCATTCAAGTGTTCGCAGGTCACTCCGAAAGCACAACCACTCAGTCCTCGCTGCACCACAACCAACTAGAGGAGCAGAAAACCTGGTCGGACTGCATTCACACTGCGTTAGGTCTTCACTGGTCACCACGAGAGGACAACTTTCGATACTCCGTCGCTGAGGTCACCGCTCAATCGCCAACCAAGCGCAGCATTGTTTCGAAAGCCGCACAGTTGTTCGACCCACTGGGATGGCTAGCACCAGTCATCGTACGGGCGAAAATAGCCATTCAATCGACTTGGCTGCTGGGTCTGGACTGGGACGACCCACTTCCTGCATCCATGGCTGAAGACTGGGCACTTTTCTGCGCCGAACTGAAGCTGCTCGAAAGAGTGAGGGTACCTCGGCCCTTGTCTCACTGTCCACATCCCACTCTGAGGGAATTACATGGCTTCGCAGACGCCTCCGAGCGAGCATACGCAGCAGTCATCTACTTGAGGACGAAGAGGGAGGACGGACACTGGGAAGTCGCACTCGTCACTGCTAAGAGCAAG CACATCTCCTCGCTCGACTAG
- the LOC143364592 gene encoding uncharacterized protein LOC143364592, with translation MPPASTCRMSEHFTTLQAIFEVTTVVMSNSIFASERITVQHVNRRGHRSFSFNGRTISLWIGLTNSDAEVTTVTTRVFPSPPGCTSFTRASGQRAGGVDSSLRMHRLPGVRFSCGRRHFDRVLPSSKPVDVLVQQRRFRQRVQRGAYKKMPWSQCC, from the exons atgccgcccgcctcgACTTGTCGAATGTCCGAGCAT TTTACAACTCTGCAAGCAATTTTTGAGGTTACTACCGTCGTCATGAGCAAT TCGATCTTCGCGAGTGAACGAATTACGGTGCAACACGTGAATCGACGCGGTCATCGATCGTTCTCGTTCAACGGTAGAACGATCAGTTTGTGGATCGGTCTTACGAATTCGGACGCCGAGGTGACCACGGTGACTACCCGAGTTTTCCCGTCGCCTCCAGGATGCACTTCCTTCACTCGTGCGAGCGGCCAGCGAGCGGGtggcgttgattcgtcgctGAGGATGCACAGGCTGCCCGGCGTGAGGTTTTCCTGTGGTCGGCGCCATTTCGACCGTGTG CTGCCATCGAGTAAGCCGGTTGACGTTCTGGTCCAGCAGCGACGGTTCCGGCAACGCGTTCAACGGGGAGCCTATAAGAAAATGCCCTGGAGTCAATGCTGTTAA